The following coding sequences lie in one Maribacter forsetii DSM 18668 genomic window:
- a CDS encoding PorP/SprF family type IX secretion system membrane protein: protein MHKKLINTPWGICILMLLFLLKTQAQQDPQYTQYMYNMNVVNPAYTTNEPGMLNFGTLYRTQWENAIGSPKTLTFFAHTPLSEKIEMGASIISDDIGDGSLKENNIYVDFAYILKLDEQSNLSLGLKGGITTFETNFNGFRLPEVQDDPAFNENMNNTFPNVGIGAFYNRDKFYAGLSIPNLLTSKHLENRDGLNRIGSEAIHLFGMAGYVFDINPKLKLKPSVLTKIVSGAPITADVSFNALFNNRFEGGVSYRIDDSVNAMFNIAVIPSVRIGYAYDYTLSNLGAFNNGSHEIFVLFNLDLWGLKKGYDKSPRFY from the coding sequence ATGCACAAGAAATTAATAAACACACCTTGGGGTATTTGCATCCTTATGCTTTTGTTCCTTTTAAAAACGCAGGCACAGCAAGACCCGCAGTATACACAATATATGTATAACATGAATGTGGTCAACCCTGCTTACACGACCAATGAACCAGGCATGCTCAATTTTGGTACGCTATACAGAACCCAATGGGAAAATGCTATTGGCTCACCAAAAACGCTGACCTTTTTTGCACATACTCCGTTATCGGAAAAAATTGAAATGGGTGCATCTATTATATCAGATGATATTGGCGACGGTTCGTTGAAAGAAAATAATATCTATGTTGATTTTGCTTATATCCTTAAGCTAGATGAGCAAAGTAATTTAAGTTTAGGATTAAAAGGAGGTATCACTACTTTCGAGACCAATTTTAACGGATTCAGGCTACCAGAAGTTCAAGATGATCCTGCCTTTAATGAAAATATGAACAATACCTTCCCAAATGTGGGTATAGGTGCATTTTATAACAGAGATAAGTTCTACGCAGGTCTGTCTATTCCAAATTTACTGACCTCCAAACATTTAGAAAATAGAGATGGTTTAAACCGCATTGGCTCAGAAGCCATTCACCTTTTTGGTATGGCAGGTTATGTATTTGACATCAATCCAAAATTAAAACTAAAGCCGTCTGTATTGACCAAAATAGTATCGGGCGCACCTATTACGGCAGATGTATCTTTCAACGCACTGTTCAATAATCGTTTTGAAGGAGGTGTATCTTACAGAATAGATGACTCTGTTAATGCCATGTTCAATATTGCTGTCATACCTTCTGTTAGAATAGGCTATGCTTATGATTACACCTTGTCTAATTTAGGCGCATTCAATAATGGATCACACGAAATTTTTGTGCTGTTCAACCTAGACCTTTGGGGACTCAAAAAAGGCTATGATAAATCTCCTAGATTCTACTAA
- a CDS encoding YjjG family noncanonical pyrimidine nucleotidase: protein MFEGKVTDIFFDLDHTLWDFDQNSALTFKKIFNEQKVEVELEAFLEVYVPANLKFWRLFREDKITKSELRYQRLKSVFDTMGYPVTDDVIHMLSEEYINHLSSFNTLFPNAIEVLEYLKPKYKLHIITNGFQEVQEKKLRNAGIHGYFDQIIDSEMAGAKKPNPVIFNLALDSAGVLPEKSLMIGDSLEADIMGAKSLGFYTLHFNAHKEESHNIAPIIYDLQEIKSLL from the coding sequence ATGTTTGAAGGTAAAGTAACAGATATTTTTTTTGATTTGGATCATACCTTGTGGGATTTTGATCAGAACTCGGCACTTACATTTAAGAAAATATTCAACGAGCAAAAAGTTGAAGTGGAATTAGAAGCTTTTCTAGAGGTTTATGTACCTGCAAATTTGAAGTTTTGGAGATTGTTTAGAGAAGATAAAATAACAAAATCAGAATTGCGGTATCAACGTTTAAAATCGGTTTTTGATACAATGGGTTATCCGGTTACAGATGATGTTATTCATATGTTATCCGAAGAATACATAAACCATTTATCTTCATTTAATACTCTATTTCCTAATGCGATAGAGGTGTTAGAGTATTTAAAGCCGAAGTATAAATTACATATTATAACCAACGGTTTTCAAGAAGTTCAAGAAAAGAAGCTTAGAAACGCTGGTATTCATGGCTATTTTGATCAGATTATAGACTCTGAAATGGCAGGAGCTAAAAAGCCTAACCCGGTTATCTTTAATTTGGCTCTAGATAGCGCTGGTGTCTTGCCAGAGAAATCATTGATGATCGGTGATAGCTTAGAAGCGGATATTATGGGCGCTAAATCATTAGGGTTTTATACCCTACACTTTAACGCTCATAAAGAAGAAAGTCACAATATTGCTCCTATTATTTACGATTTGCAAGAAATAAAATCCCTTTTGTAG
- a CDS encoding DUF1569 domain-containing protein: protein MKSILNEEAYQEIKGRIEQLSETSEKGWGKMTVGQMVWHCQYPLKLAIKNTPNTSKGNWFVKTFFKKSLYNDKPWRKNLPTAPQLKTKEDKVFSTEHETLKTLVNDFYEVRDRKEWYPHPAFGPFTKEQWGQMQYKHLDHHLKQFGV from the coding sequence ATGAAATCGATATTAAACGAAGAGGCATACCAAGAAATTAAAGGTAGAATTGAGCAACTCTCAGAAACCTCTGAGAAAGGTTGGGGTAAAATGACCGTTGGGCAAATGGTGTGGCATTGTCAGTATCCATTAAAATTAGCAATTAAGAATACACCCAATACTTCTAAAGGCAATTGGTTCGTAAAAACGTTCTTTAAAAAGTCTTTATATAATGATAAACCATGGCGTAAAAATTTACCGACTGCACCTCAACTAAAAACAAAAGAAGATAAGGTATTCAGTACCGAACATGAAACTCTTAAAACTTTAGTGAATGATTTTTATGAAGTTCGTGATCGCAAAGAATGGTATCCGCACCCTGCATTCGGACCATTTACAAAAGAGCAATGGGGACAAATGCAATACAAACATTTAGACCATCATTTGAAACAATTTGGAGTGTAA
- a CDS encoding gliding motility-associated C-terminal domain-containing protein: MNKLKIRFLAIVFFTLGFSNLVKAQCAGNDASVVVCEKDADDTNRNFALFPRLGGSPTAGGTWSTTNPENFYALNQSTGIVDLWRINNYGTHSFVYTNTDCNETATVNITLGGYPGEDNIDGSANACGDDPSVNLHGFLGSNVDGKVQDFNGLWEEDPSTFTGQLEDNIFNAQMAGPGIYNFTYTVPDVDSCLERTSTVILEVHPPPNAGNAFGLTFCADDDLSAYTAFDLSDQLVGEDPNGTWTENGTNQLSDLNDSVINIQEMYDNFGYADFTFIYTVFPSHPVCEKRETEISISILPVLHGTITADDICAGEDYVVDLVYDDTLLHNGDFLIQYTIDGSIGDSPATLANGNGDFIVNPSLVPLNQEVTLEIIGITSVTPPRAVCDRVVVPPTTFLVTSSSVSAEDICVDNDNTIQVIEILDTNGNLANGNFTTAYTITNPDGSTITSDAFELEFTNGAATFIVPGSNFTEGGDYGIRPTISDIYATSCPITDTITVTPLPDAIQLDLIIDNNCDATQIDVLVDAPILPDGTYTITYDVTELGSNTVLTTNTINFTGGTAAYQIDVDALPIGNYTASVRSIQNDTTPCRLDFEFEESENFSRGGVPEAPTADASQTFCLSDFDGTPTLMDINVTATGDILFYDTDTDTNILPISTELIDGENYFVTNSDPLTNCEGTERVQITVNFSNPDAPTTIDDNPLFCAETSPTLANIEISVVSGNSVTWFDALSGGSELDNATILVDGQTYFASTNSGGCTSTERLEITPTVITVAPTAISSDILSVCGLDDPTVIALRALENETENEVFWFITESGGTALTDDIPLVPDTTYYAENYNSVTGCSSATRVPITIDFSDCDPENYDFFIPDGFSPNADGRNDTFFIPNIETIFPNFTLEILNRYGTSLFKGDINNPAWNGRNGSSTAPNGVYFYIINYNKGNSEPIQGRLYLNR; this comes from the coding sequence ATGAATAAATTAAAAATTAGGTTCTTAGCCATTGTGTTTTTTACGCTTGGTTTCTCAAACTTGGTCAAAGCACAATGCGCAGGAAATGATGCTAGCGTTGTAGTCTGTGAAAAAGATGCAGATGACACCAACCGTAACTTTGCCTTATTTCCAAGACTAGGTGGCTCACCTACCGCTGGCGGAACATGGTCAACCACAAATCCAGAAAACTTCTATGCTTTAAACCAAAGTACGGGAATCGTTGATTTATGGCGTATTAATAACTATGGAACACACTCCTTTGTATATACCAATACAGATTGTAATGAAACTGCTACCGTAAACATAACTTTAGGTGGTTACCCTGGCGAAGATAATATTGATGGTAGCGCCAATGCCTGTGGTGATGACCCTAGTGTAAACTTACACGGATTTTTAGGAAGTAATGTAGACGGAAAAGTTCAAGATTTCAATGGCCTTTGGGAAGAAGACCCTAGTACATTTACAGGTCAGTTAGAAGATAATATCTTCAATGCCCAAATGGCAGGACCCGGAATATATAATTTTACGTATACCGTACCAGATGTTGATAGTTGCTTAGAAAGAACATCAACAGTAATTTTAGAAGTGCATCCACCACCAAATGCAGGTAATGCTTTTGGTCTTACCTTCTGTGCAGATGATGATTTATCCGCTTATACCGCATTTGATCTTAGCGACCAATTGGTAGGTGAAGACCCAAATGGAACTTGGACGGAAAATGGCACCAATCAATTAAGTGACCTCAACGATTCAGTCATTAACATTCAAGAAATGTATGATAATTTTGGTTATGCAGATTTCACGTTCATTTATACAGTTTTCCCTAGTCACCCAGTGTGCGAAAAAAGAGAGACCGAAATAAGCATTAGTATTTTACCTGTGCTACACGGTACTATTACCGCAGATGATATATGTGCTGGCGAAGACTATGTTGTTGATCTAGTTTACGATGATACGCTATTGCACAATGGTGATTTTTTAATTCAGTATACCATAGATGGTTCCATTGGCGATTCACCCGCAACATTAGCTAACGGAAATGGAGATTTTATTGTCAATCCTTCTTTAGTACCCTTAAATCAAGAAGTAACTCTTGAAATTATTGGCATAACCAGTGTTACTCCCCCACGAGCTGTTTGTGATAGAGTTGTTGTGCCACCAACTACGTTCTTGGTTACAAGCTCATCTGTTAGCGCAGAAGATATCTGTGTTGATAATGACAATACCATTCAGGTGATTGAAATTCTTGACACCAATGGTAATTTAGCTAATGGAAACTTTACTACAGCATATACGATTACTAATCCTGATGGATCTACAATTACTTCAGATGCGTTTGAACTTGAGTTTACCAATGGTGCAGCTACGTTCATTGTTCCCGGAAGTAATTTTACGGAAGGTGGAGATTATGGAATTAGACCTACAATAAGCGATATCTACGCCACTAGTTGTCCAATTACAGATACCATTACGGTAACTCCGTTACCAGATGCTATTCAACTAGATTTGATCATAGATAATAATTGCGATGCCACACAAATAGATGTGCTTGTTGATGCACCAATTCTACCAGATGGCACCTACACCATTACTTATGATGTTACTGAGTTAGGTTCCAATACGGTGTTGACGACCAACACCATTAATTTCACAGGTGGTACTGCAGCATACCAAATAGATGTAGATGCGTTGCCAATTGGTAATTATACCGCTAGTGTACGAAGCATTCAAAATGATACTACGCCCTGCCGATTAGATTTTGAGTTCGAGGAGAGTGAAAATTTCTCAAGAGGCGGAGTGCCAGAAGCTCCCACAGCTGATGCCAGTCAGACTTTTTGTCTGAGTGATTTTGATGGAACCCCAACACTAATGGATATTAATGTTACCGCAACTGGCGATATCTTATTTTACGATACTGATACGGATACCAATATTCTACCTATCTCTACTGAGCTTATTGATGGTGAAAATTATTTTGTAACCAATAGCGATCCACTTACCAATTGCGAAGGCACTGAACGGGTTCAGATAACTGTTAATTTTAGCAATCCTGATGCGCCAACAACCATAGATGATAACCCATTATTCTGCGCAGAAACTAGCCCGACTCTGGCAAATATCGAAATATCGGTCGTTTCTGGTAACTCTGTTACTTGGTTTGACGCTCTCTCCGGCGGTAGTGAATTAGACAATGCTACAATTCTTGTTGATGGTCAAACCTATTTTGCATCTACCAACAGCGGTGGTTGTACGAGTACAGAGCGATTAGAAATTACCCCAACCGTAATAACCGTGGCACCAACAGCTATTTCTTCAGATATATTATCTGTTTGTGGTTTAGATGACCCTACGGTTATAGCCTTAAGAGCATTAGAAAACGAAACGGAAAATGAAGTATTTTGGTTTATAACCGAAAGCGGTGGTACGGCACTTACAGATGATATCCCTTTAGTACCAGATACTACGTACTACGCCGAGAATTATAATTCCGTTACCGGATGTTCTTCTGCAACACGTGTTCCTATCACTATAGATTTCAGTGATTGTGATCCCGAAAATTATGACTTTTTTATACCTGACGGATTTTCACCAAATGCCGATGGCAGAAACGATACTTTTTTCATTCCGAATATAGAAACCATATTCCCCAATTTTACATTGGAAATATTGAACAGATACGGAACCAGTTTATTCAAAGGTGATATAAACAACCCAGCGTGGAATGGAAGAAATGGTTCTTCAACAGCACCCAACGGAGTCTATTTCTATATCATCAATTACAACAAAGGCAATTCAGAACCTATTCAAGGTCGCTTATACTTAAACAGATAA
- a CDS encoding UDP-N-acetylmuramate--L-alanine ligase codes for MRIHFIAIGGSAMHNLALALEHKGYVITGSDDVIFEPSKSRLAAKGLLPEEFGWFPEKVTSNVDAIVLGMHAKADNPELLKAQELGITIYSYPEFLYEQSKNKTRVVIGGSHGKTTITSMILHVLNFNDIEVDYMVGAQLDGFDRMVHLTEDNDFIVLEGDEYLSSPIDRRPKFHLYKPNIALLSGIAWDHINVFPTFENYVEQFKIFVDSIVNGGSITYNIEDETVKEIVEASENAIRKLPYTTPEYSVEEGETLLETNEGPMPIEVFGKHNLSNLAGAKWICQNMGVDEDDFYEAIATFKGASKRLEKIAEGNSSIAYKDFAHSPSKVAATTKAVKEQYPNRKLIACLELHTYSSFNPEFLKEYKGALDAADEAVIFFLPESVAIKKLEAVTPEQISEAFQRKDLKIFTDAASFHEYLESQAYDNTTLLLMSSGNYGGFDLKRFQELMG; via the coding sequence ATGCGAATACATTTTATTGCAATAGGAGGAAGTGCCATGCACAATTTAGCGTTGGCTCTAGAACATAAAGGATATGTTATTACAGGTAGTGACGACGTTATTTTTGAACCTTCTAAATCTAGATTAGCGGCAAAAGGATTACTACCCGAAGAGTTTGGCTGGTTTCCTGAAAAAGTAACAAGTAATGTAGATGCTATTGTATTGGGTATGCATGCCAAAGCAGATAACCCAGAATTGCTAAAAGCCCAAGAATTGGGAATCACTATTTACTCTTACCCAGAATTTTTATACGAGCAATCTAAAAATAAAACCCGAGTAGTTATTGGTGGTAGCCATGGTAAAACAACCATTACCTCAATGATCCTTCATGTACTTAACTTTAATGATATTGAGGTAGATTATATGGTAGGGGCACAATTAGATGGTTTTGATAGAATGGTGCACCTTACCGAGGATAATGATTTTATCGTGCTAGAAGGTGATGAGTACTTATCGTCCCCAATAGACCGCAGACCTAAATTTCATTTATACAAACCTAATATTGCTTTGTTAAGTGGTATCGCTTGGGATCATATTAATGTTTTTCCCACTTTTGAGAATTACGTAGAGCAGTTTAAAATATTCGTTGATAGTATCGTTAATGGTGGTTCTATAACTTATAATATAGAAGACGAAACAGTAAAAGAGATTGTTGAAGCATCTGAAAATGCCATTAGAAAATTACCGTATACCACACCTGAATATAGTGTAGAAGAAGGGGAAACGCTGTTGGAAACAAATGAAGGACCAATGCCCATTGAGGTTTTTGGGAAACATAACCTAAGCAATTTGGCAGGAGCAAAGTGGATTTGCCAAAACATGGGAGTTGACGAGGATGATTTTTACGAAGCTATTGCCACTTTTAAAGGTGCGTCTAAACGTTTAGAAAAAATAGCAGAAGGTAATTCAAGTATCGCCTATAAAGATTTTGCACACTCCCCAAGTAAAGTAGCTGCTACTACAAAAGCGGTGAAAGAGCAATACCCAAATAGAAAACTGATAGCTTGTTTAGAGTTGCACACGTACAGCAGTTTTAACCCTGAGTTCTTAAAGGAATACAAAGGTGCATTAGATGCCGCTGATGAAGCAGTTATTTTCTTCTTGCCAGAATCTGTAGCTATTAAGAAGTTAGAAGCCGTTACTCCAGAACAAATTTCAGAAGCTTTTCAAAGAAAAGACCTAAAGATTTTTACCGATGCAGCTTCGTTTCATGAATACCTAGAGAGTCAGGCGTACGATAATACCACATTGTTACTTATGAGTTCAGGTAATTATGGCGGATTCGATTTGAAGAGATTTCAAGAGTTGATGGGTTAA
- a CDS encoding polysaccharide deacetylase family protein — protein MRHIFVNILGIDLDFTTKVEEFIKHTGPKITYTKQPLQNEFFIRSNDLLFEQGINDIQLNIGDYDGTPCFFQAGERSTLPFDIFAASFFMLSRYEEYLPHVKDIHGRFSPKDSIAFQNGFLKKPVVDIWAFKLLNALKERFADLEYKNKTYDFISVIDVATSHCYANRGLMRGVVGMLMDLGTFKLKRVVERIAVGLNRQKDPYDNYNELIALHKKNKIKCNFFFQFADYSKYDKNVSTNSIKFKSLIKHVADYMPVSLAASYSSFSDLELLKKEKANLEEVINRPVNNCKMRYNRVDVPQTYRNLIAAEFTNDFTMGYTFELGFRAGTCTPFQFYDIPLEVNQPIKVHPFAIHDISLSKIKKDEEIYRQIELLTNEVKKVNGTLIAMFSNEVLGNKEDRDWMTVYSEVIKQQHV, from the coding sequence ATGAGGCATATCTTCGTGAACATATTGGGTATTGACCTAGATTTCACTACCAAGGTAGAAGAGTTTATAAAACATACGGGACCAAAGATCACCTATACAAAACAACCCCTGCAGAACGAATTCTTTATTCGTAGCAATGATTTGTTGTTTGAACAGGGAATTAATGATATTCAGTTGAATATTGGGGATTATGATGGTACGCCTTGTTTTTTTCAGGCAGGGGAAAGAAGCACGTTACCTTTTGATATTTTTGCCGCTAGTTTCTTTATGCTCTCTAGATATGAAGAGTATTTACCTCATGTAAAGGATATACATGGTAGGTTTTCTCCTAAAGACAGTATCGCTTTTCAAAACGGATTCCTTAAAAAACCTGTTGTTGATATTTGGGCTTTCAAACTGTTAAATGCACTGAAAGAACGTTTTGCGGATTTGGAATATAAAAACAAAACGTATGATTTTATTTCTGTTATAGATGTGGCCACTTCTCATTGCTATGCCAACCGTGGTCTCATGCGTGGTGTTGTAGGGATGCTGATGGACTTAGGTACCTTCAAGCTAAAGAGGGTGGTAGAACGTATTGCTGTGGGATTAAATAGGCAAAAAGATCCTTATGATAATTACAATGAGCTCATCGCTTTGCACAAAAAGAATAAAATAAAATGTAATTTCTTTTTTCAGTTTGCGGATTATTCGAAGTACGATAAAAACGTATCAACAAATAGCATAAAATTTAAGTCGCTCATTAAACATGTGGCAGATTATATGCCGGTTTCATTGGCGGCTAGTTATAGTTCATTTTCTGATCTTGAACTTTTAAAAAAGGAGAAAGCAAATTTGGAAGAGGTCATTAACAGACCTGTTAACAATTGTAAAATGCGATATAATAGGGTAGATGTACCGCAAACTTATAGGAATTTGATCGCAGCGGAATTTACGAACGACTTTACTATGGGGTATACTTTTGAGCTTGGTTTTAGAGCAGGTACTTGTACTCCGTTTCAATTTTACGATATTCCGTTAGAGGTAAATCAGCCTATAAAAGTGCATCCGTTCGCTATTCATGATATTTCCCTATCTAAGATTAAGAAGGATGAAGAGATTTATCGTCAAATAGAATTGTTGACGAATGAGGTAAAAAAAGTTAATGGTACACTGATAGCTATGTTTTCTAATGAAGTTTTAGGAAATAAGGAAGATAGAGATTGGATGACCGTTTATTCTGAGGTAATAAAACAACAGCATGTTTGA
- the radC gene encoding RadC family protein, producing the protein MHDKPTSLSIKNWSDDDKPREKLVQKGRSVLSDAELIAILIGSGSRSESAVELSKRILASVDNNLNELGRLSIKQLMTFKGIGEAKAVSIAAALEVGRRRRGEDAAKIEKIGSSKDVYEILQPLLGDLEHEEFWILFLNNSNKVLHKAQLSKGGITGTLVDVRIVMKQALELGSVAIILAHNHPSGTLRPSAADKQITQKLKIASETLDIKVLDHLIITQKSYYSFADENIL; encoded by the coding sequence ATGCACGATAAACCAACCTCGTTATCTATAAAAAATTGGTCAGATGATGATAAGCCAAGAGAAAAGCTAGTACAGAAGGGTCGTTCGGTATTATCTGATGCTGAACTGATTGCCATTTTAATAGGTTCGGGTAGTAGATCAGAAAGTGCGGTTGAATTGTCTAAACGTATTTTGGCATCTGTAGATAACAACCTGAACGAATTAGGTCGGCTTTCTATAAAACAGCTGATGACCTTTAAAGGTATTGGTGAAGCAAAAGCAGTAAGCATAGCAGCCGCTTTAGAAGTAGGTAGAAGAAGAAGGGGAGAAGATGCCGCCAAAATTGAAAAAATAGGAAGCAGTAAAGATGTATATGAAATTCTACAACCGCTGTTGGGCGATTTGGAACATGAAGAATTCTGGATTCTCTTTCTCAACAACTCCAACAAAGTATTACATAAGGCACAATTAAGCAAAGGTGGTATTACCGGTACTTTGGTAGATGTGCGTATTGTGATGAAACAAGCTTTAGAGCTTGGGTCGGTTGCCATTATTCTTGCCCACAATCACCCTTCAGGTACCTTAAGACCCAGTGCTGCCGATAAGCAGATTACCCAGAAGTTGAAAATTGCCAGTGAAACTTTAGATATTAAAGTGTTGGATCATTTAATCATTACCCAAAAAAGTTACTATAGCTTTGCAGATGAAAATATTCTATAA
- a CDS encoding OmpA family protein yields the protein MKNLHIYIILFLGIFQTTWSQDLKRANDLFEKKYYADAIALYEAALPSNKSSLVVKNLADSYYHTFDLKASARWYRYLISNYGDTVNEQYYFKLNQSLKAIGEYDEAAQVFFDYYTKEGSTERLQQLKEENIYLENVKAIGNRFAIANSNLNTTTSEFGAMQVGDAIWYTAAHKKTASKTYRWNNQQYLDIYTHPKDQEQLGDSISTSLSNTINTKLHEGSFTISPDGNTMYFTRNNYNHGKRKTDDKKVSNLKIYSASLIDDEWKNITELSFNSDDYSNEHPALSADGTKLYFSSDRPGGFGSFDIYETSLQADNTFSTPVNLGSEINTDKKEQFPFIASDNSLYFSSNGHPGFGLLDVFVSKNEKGTFQHPDNLGLPVNSGYDDFSYVLNTDNASGYFASNRPSGKGSDDIYSFSVTKELSIEDCEQFITGIITDRTTTLPLANATVTLANAENEVIATCITIENGAFDFNIVCEASYEVKAEKNGYEGNAKNIRSTKERNAEHDASMSLYSILEKQKTEALALQEKQEAEKLRATQLAAKKLEAEKKAALIAEKQSIEEAARLTQERTAEKARAKKALAKKIADAIETEEALVKESDRTVIQTEEIHFDYSLWYLRRESRERLQTVIDIMKKNPGIIIEIGTHTDIRGNSGYNKGLSQKRADSAKEFLMKNGIAPGRIVSKGYGESQPIVVCPTVDACSEEDHEWNRRCEFVVVGWDYEGK from the coding sequence ATGAAAAACTTACATATTTACATCATCCTATTTCTAGGAATATTTCAAACGACCTGGTCACAAGACTTAAAACGTGCAAACGACCTATTTGAAAAGAAATACTATGCAGATGCCATTGCCTTGTACGAAGCGGCGTTACCTAGCAACAAGAGCAGCTTGGTCGTGAAAAATTTGGCAGATAGCTATTACCATACTTTTGATTTAAAAGCATCGGCACGTTGGTACCGCTACCTTATTTCCAATTATGGCGATACGGTAAATGAGCAGTATTATTTTAAGCTGAACCAGTCTTTGAAAGCTATTGGCGAATATGACGAAGCCGCGCAGGTATTTTTTGATTATTACACCAAAGAAGGTAGTACGGAAAGGTTGCAGCAACTAAAAGAAGAGAATATATACCTAGAAAATGTAAAAGCGATCGGTAATCGTTTCGCTATTGCAAACAGTAATCTAAATACGACCACATCAGAATTTGGGGCAATGCAGGTAGGTGATGCTATTTGGTACACCGCAGCACATAAAAAAACAGCTTCAAAAACATACCGGTGGAACAATCAGCAGTATCTTGATATTTATACACACCCAAAAGATCAAGAACAACTGGGCGATAGTATTAGTACAAGCCTATCAAATACGATCAATACAAAATTACACGAAGGTTCTTTTACGATTTCACCCGACGGAAACACCATGTATTTCACTCGTAACAACTATAACCATGGTAAGCGTAAAACCGATGACAAAAAGGTGTCTAATTTAAAGATATACAGCGCTAGTTTAATTGATGACGAATGGAAGAATATTACCGAGCTCTCATTCAATAGTGACGATTATTCTAATGAGCACCCAGCTTTAAGTGCTGATGGCACAAAATTATATTTTTCTTCGGATAGACCAGGCGGATTCGGTTCTTTCGATATTTATGAAACAAGCCTGCAAGCCGATAATACATTTAGCACTCCCGTTAATTTAGGCAGTGAGATCAATACGGACAAGAAGGAACAATTCCCATTTATAGCTTCAGATAATTCACTTTACTTTTCATCGAACGGTCACCCAGGTTTCGGACTTCTAGATGTCTTTGTTTCAAAAAACGAGAAGGGAACATTTCAGCATCCGGATAATTTAGGATTACCAGTGAACAGTGGTTATGATGATTTCTCATATGTATTGAATACTGATAATGCATCCGGCTATTTTGCAAGTAACAGACCATCTGGTAAGGGTAGCGATGACATCTACAGTTTTAGCGTAACTAAAGAATTATCAATTGAAGATTGTGAACAATTTATTACCGGTATTATTACGGATCGCACCACTACCCTACCGTTAGCCAATGCAACGGTAACTTTAGCAAATGCAGAAAACGAGGTCATAGCCACATGCATTACCATAGAAAATGGTGCGTTTGATTTTAATATTGTCTGTGAAGCATCCTACGAAGTAAAAGCAGAGAAAAACGGATATGAGGGTAATGCCAAGAACATCCGCAGTACAAAAGAAAGAAATGCCGAACATGATGCTTCCATGAGCTTATATTCCATCCTAGAAAAACAAAAAACAGAAGCACTGGCATTACAAGAAAAACAAGAAGCCGAAAAGCTACGTGCAACACAGTTAGCCGCTAAAAAGCTAGAGGCAGAGAAAAAAGCGGCATTAATAGCAGAAAAACAAAGCATTGAAGAAGCAGCACGTTTAACACAAGAACGTACAGCTGAAAAAGCAAGAGCAAAGAAAGCTTTGGCGAAGAAAATAGCAGATGCCATAGAAACAGAAGAAGCTTTAGTAAAAGAGAGCGATCGCACAGTTATACAGACCGAAGAAATACATTTTGATTATAGCCTTTGGTACCTAAGAAGAGAGTCCAGAGAACGTTTACAGACCGTTATCGATATTATGAAGAAAAACCCGGGCATAATCATTGAAATTGGCACGCATACCGATATTAGGGGTAATAGCGGTTATAATAAAGGCCTCTCGCAAAAAAGAGCCGATTCTGCCAAAGAATTTTTAATGAAGAACGGCATAGCACCGGGTAGAATTGTATCTAAAGGTTATGGAGAATCTCAACCAATTGTAGTTTGCCCTACTGTAGATGCATGTTCAGAAGAAGACCATGAGTGGAACAGACGTTGCGAATTTGTAGTTGTAGGGTGGGATTATGAAGGCAAATAA